The Streptomyces phaeolivaceus genome has a window encoding:
- a CDS encoding SCO5389 family protein — MSLDVSPALLEQAERGEVDEAAFVDCVRTSLPYAWEMISSLVAQLKVDGGEFADNQTPPPDEQARGQLLRALASDAIRGALQRHFGVRLAFQNCHRVAVFPLDPSVDDRLARFTSIRGQLLNQSPELRDC; from the coding sequence ATGTCGCTCGACGTCTCACCGGCCCTACTCGAACAGGCCGAGCGAGGCGAGGTCGACGAAGCCGCCTTCGTCGACTGCGTCCGGACCTCCCTGCCCTACGCGTGGGAGATGATCAGCTCTTTGGTGGCACAGCTGAAGGTCGACGGCGGCGAGTTCGCCGACAACCAGACGCCCCCGCCGGACGAGCAGGCACGCGGACAACTGCTGCGCGCGCTCGCCAGTGACGCGATTCGTGGCGCGCTGCAGCGGCACTTCGGTGTACGGCTGGCCTTCCAGAACTGCCACCGGGTGGCGGTGTTCCCGTTGGACCCGTCCGTGGACGACAGGCTGGCCCGCTTCACCTCGATCCGCGGCCAACTCCTCAACCAGTCCCCGGAACTCCGGGACTGCTGA
- a CDS encoding sensor histidine kinase, producing the protein MAVRLPRPHRFDLYAALAGLLGGLLLWGLGLATRPADDALVLLDGEWWILLPLVVTAGCETLRRTMPRTALLVGWAALTMDTITQGSLLTVLMFTDLVYAAVLYGSPATARRVPWIAGLMTVAGTIVPLAVWQRPEALLVGVVVGLVGFTPAATGWIVRNHRDAAEAARLRAEQTALLAEMDRAQAIVSERARMARELHDMVANHLSAIAIHSTAALSLDDPDTSKEALGVIRENSVEGLAEMRRLIGILRDSSDDTEPSAAPTLDGLGALVDGARTNGLDVTLDADHGDTLPAPVELAAYRIVQESLTNALKHACPGRVTVALRQTDGRLGIAVTSPYGDRDRPSAPGSGAGLVGMRERVALLGGTFEAGPESTGPEGSAHGKIWRVRATLPVTEGEPA; encoded by the coding sequence ATGGCCGTACGACTCCCCCGCCCCCACCGCTTCGACCTGTACGCCGCCCTCGCCGGACTGCTCGGGGGTCTGCTGCTGTGGGGCCTCGGCCTCGCGACCCGCCCCGCCGACGACGCGCTCGTGCTGCTGGACGGCGAGTGGTGGATCCTGCTCCCGCTCGTCGTGACCGCCGGCTGCGAGACCCTGCGCCGCACGATGCCGCGCACGGCCCTGCTGGTCGGCTGGGCCGCGCTGACCATGGACACCATCACCCAGGGCAGCCTGCTCACGGTGCTGATGTTCACCGACCTGGTGTACGCGGCCGTGCTGTACGGCTCGCCCGCCACGGCGCGCCGGGTGCCCTGGATCGCCGGGCTGATGACGGTGGCCGGCACGATCGTGCCGCTCGCGGTGTGGCAGCGGCCGGAGGCCCTGCTCGTCGGTGTGGTCGTCGGACTGGTCGGCTTCACGCCCGCCGCCACCGGCTGGATCGTCCGCAACCACCGTGACGCCGCCGAGGCCGCCCGGCTGCGCGCCGAACAGACCGCCCTGCTCGCGGAGATGGACCGCGCCCAGGCCATCGTCTCCGAACGGGCGCGCATGGCAAGGGAGTTGCACGACATGGTCGCCAACCATCTCTCGGCGATCGCGATCCACTCCACGGCCGCGCTCTCCCTCGACGACCCGGACACCTCCAAGGAGGCCCTCGGGGTCATCCGGGAGAACAGCGTCGAGGGGCTCGCCGAGATGCGCCGGCTGATCGGCATCCTGCGCGATTCGAGCGACGACACCGAGCCGTCCGCCGCGCCCACCCTCGACGGGCTCGGCGCGCTCGTGGACGGGGCCCGCACCAACGGCCTCGACGTCACCCTCGACGCCGACCACGGCGACACCCTCCCGGCCCCCGTCGAACTGGCGGCCTACCGCATCGTCCAGGAGTCGCTGACGAACGCCCTCAAGCACGCCTGCCCCGGCCGGGTCACCGTCGCGCTCCGGCAGACGGACGGCCGGCTGGGCATCGCCGTGACCAGCCCGTACGGCGATCGCGACCGCCCGAGCGCACCCGGTTCCGGCGCCGGGCTGGTCGGGATGCGGGAGCGGGTCGCCCTGCTCGGCGGCACCTTCGAGGCGGGCCCCGAGAGCACGGGCCCCGAGGGCTCGGCGCACGGCAAGATCTGGAGGGTCCGCGCCACCCTCCCCGTCACCGAAGGAGAACCCGCATGA
- a CDS encoding ATP/GTP-binding protein produces MSPRRNRPKGDGSSGPSGRSAEEDRSDRYGGWQTSEPWQGEEWSVRHVAGASAAGKTYRCPGCDQMIASGVPHVVAWPEHSGVDERRHWHKACWNAKDRRTSRVQRSRNAPRF; encoded by the coding sequence GTGTCCCCGCGTCGCAACCGCCCCAAGGGTGATGGTTCGTCGGGTCCGTCAGGCCGCAGTGCGGAGGAGGACCGGTCGGACCGGTACGGCGGCTGGCAGACCAGCGAGCCCTGGCAGGGCGAGGAGTGGAGTGTGCGGCATGTGGCGGGCGCGAGCGCGGCGGGCAAGACCTATCGCTGCCCCGGCTGCGACCAGATGATCGCCTCCGGGGTGCCGCATGTCGTCGCCTGGCCCGAGCACTCGGGCGTCGACGAGCGCCGGCACTGGCACAAGGCCTGCTGGAACGCGAAGGACCGCCGCACCTCGCGGGTGCAGCGGTCCCGTAACGCGCCGAGGTTCTGA
- a CDS encoding ABC transporter permease subunit, producing MSTPQPPLTQQPPAPDWQGAPGTSYTSPIPVVRTHLGNAISSEWTKIKSVRSTVWTLGVFVVLVIGLGLLFALIASSTDMNLEGESPLGLGLFGLMIGSVCVITLGVLTTASEYGTGMIRTTMTACPSRGRVLLAKAIVFFALTFTVTLVTTAFVGFAQVAILEGNGAASPDGEEWFKATVGVSLFLALFGLLSLLMGSLIRHSAGAITIMLGVFLAPLVMAIFMFSESLKDVQEFLLEYSIPSQLSVFYGAEISQSGPSGWDPLWIMLGLVAAAFVGAYALLEQRDV from the coding sequence ATGAGCACGCCCCAGCCGCCCCTCACCCAGCAGCCGCCCGCCCCCGACTGGCAGGGCGCGCCGGGCACTTCGTACACCTCGCCGATCCCGGTGGTGCGCACGCATCTGGGGAACGCGATCAGTTCCGAGTGGACGAAGATCAAGTCGGTGCGCTCGACGGTGTGGACGCTGGGTGTCTTCGTCGTCCTGGTGATCGGCCTCGGTCTGCTCTTCGCCCTGATCGCCTCCTCGACCGACATGAACCTGGAGGGCGAGTCCCCGCTGGGCCTCGGTCTGTTCGGGCTGATGATCGGCAGCGTCTGCGTCATCACGCTCGGCGTGCTGACCACCGCGTCCGAGTACGGCACCGGCATGATCCGGACCACGATGACCGCGTGCCCGAGCCGTGGCCGGGTGCTGCTCGCGAAGGCGATCGTGTTCTTCGCGCTCACCTTCACGGTCACCCTGGTCACCACCGCGTTCGTCGGCTTCGCCCAGGTGGCGATCCTGGAGGGCAACGGCGCCGCGAGCCCCGACGGCGAGGAGTGGTTCAAGGCCACGGTGGGCGTGAGCCTGTTCCTCGCGCTGTTCGGGCTGCTGTCGCTGTTGATGGGCTCGCTGATCCGGCACTCGGCGGGCGCGATCACCATCATGCTCGGCGTCTTCCTCGCCCCGCTGGTCATGGCGATCTTCATGTTCTCGGAGTCGCTGAAGGACGTGCAGGAGTTCCTGCTGGAGTACTCGATCCCGAGCCAGCTCAGCGTCTTCTACGGCGCGGAGATCAGCCAGTCCGGCCCGTCCGGCTGGGACCCGCTGTGGATCATGCTCGGACTGGTGGCGGCGGCGTTCGTCGGCGCGTACGCGCTGCTGGAGCAGCGGGACGTGTGA
- a CDS encoding ABC transporter ATP-binding protein translates to MIEAVGLTKRYGAKTAVYNLSFQVRPGAVTGFLGPNGSGKSTTMRMILGLDNPTSGQVTIGGYPYRKLPNAARQVGALLDAKAVHGGRHARNHLLSLAQLSGIPARRVDEVLGVVGLQDVARKRSKGFSLGMGQRLGIAAALLGDPQVLLFDEPVNGLDPEGILWVRNLMKALAAEGRTVFVSSHLMSEMALTADHLIVIGRGQLLSDMSIKDFISANSADFARVRTPDTEPQQREKLTAALTEAGGQVLPEQDGALRVMGLPLPRISDLAHGADVRLWELSPHQASLEEAYMRMTQNAVDYRSTADQKAGLQPPLPPGAQPPMPVPGQGQPGWYAPPAPQHGGPPYAPQGQPNPYAQAAPGAPAQPPAAPAPAPAAAPAADLTKSEDAR, encoded by the coding sequence ATGATCGAGGCAGTCGGCCTGACGAAGCGCTACGGCGCCAAGACGGCCGTGTACAACCTTTCCTTCCAGGTGCGGCCGGGGGCCGTCACCGGCTTCCTCGGGCCCAACGGCTCGGGCAAGTCGACGACGATGCGCATGATCCTCGGCCTGGACAACCCGACCTCCGGGCAGGTGACGATCGGCGGCTATCCGTACCGCAAGCTGCCGAACGCCGCGCGCCAGGTGGGTGCGCTGCTCGACGCCAAGGCGGTGCACGGCGGCCGGCACGCCCGCAACCATCTGCTCTCCCTGGCCCAGCTGTCGGGCATCCCGGCCCGCCGGGTGGACGAGGTGCTCGGTGTCGTCGGGCTCCAGGACGTGGCGAGGAAGCGCTCCAAGGGCTTCTCGCTCGGCATGGGCCAGCGGCTCGGCATCGCCGCCGCCCTGCTCGGCGACCCGCAGGTGCTGCTCTTCGACGAGCCGGTCAACGGTCTCGACCCCGAGGGCATCCTCTGGGTCCGCAATCTGATGAAGGCGCTGGCCGCCGAGGGCCGTACGGTCTTCGTCTCCTCGCACCTGATGAGCGAGATGGCGCTGACCGCCGACCATCTCATCGTGATCGGGCGCGGGCAGCTGCTCTCCGACATGAGCATCAAGGACTTCATCTCGGCGAACTCGGCCGACTTCGCGCGCGTACGGACCCCGGACACCGAGCCGCAGCAGCGCGAGAAGCTGACGGCCGCGCTGACCGAGGCGGGCGGCCAGGTGCTGCCCGAGCAGGACGGGGCGCTGCGTGTCATGGGCCTGCCGCTCCCCCGGATCAGCGATCTCGCGCACGGCGCCGACGTACGGCTGTGGGAGCTGTCGCCGCACCAGGCCTCGCTGGAGGAGGCGTACATGCGGATGACGCAGAACGCCGTCGACTACCGCTCCACGGCCGACCAGAAGGCCGGTCTCCAGCCGCCCCTGCCGCCCGGCGCGCAGCCGCCCATGCCGGTGCCCGGACAGGGCCAGCCGGGCTGGTACGCCCCGCCCGCCCCGCAGCACGGCGGCCCGCCGTACGCGCCGCAGGGCCAGCCGAACCCGTACGCCCAGGCCGCGCCCGGGGCCCCCGCGCAGCCTCCCGCCGCGCCTGCCCCGGCACCGGCCGCCGCGCCCGCCGCCGACCTGACGAAGTCCGAGGACGCCCGATGA
- a CDS encoding 3-hydroxyacyl-CoA dehydrogenase family protein — MARKLAVIGAGLMGSGIAQVSAQAGWDVVLRDVTDEALNRGIGGITASYDKFVGKGKLAAEDAEAALGRITATTDLDAAADADIVVEAVFEKLEVKHEIFRALDKVVREDTVLASNTSAIPITKIASATERPERVVGVHFFSPVPMMRLCELVRGYKTSDQTLATAREFAESVGKTCIVVNRDVAGFVTTRLISALVVEAAKLYESGVATAEDIDLACKLGFGHAMGPLATADLTGVDILLHATSNIYTESQDEKFAPPELMRRMVDAGDIGRKSGQGFYTY, encoded by the coding sequence GTGGCACGGAAGCTCGCCGTCATCGGAGCCGGGCTCATGGGGTCCGGTATCGCTCAGGTGTCCGCGCAGGCGGGCTGGGACGTCGTCCTGCGCGATGTCACCGACGAGGCGTTGAACCGTGGCATCGGCGGCATCACCGCGTCGTACGACAAGTTCGTGGGCAAGGGGAAGTTGGCGGCCGAGGACGCCGAGGCGGCGCTGGGGCGGATCACCGCCACCACCGACCTCGACGCGGCGGCCGACGCGGACATCGTCGTCGAGGCGGTGTTCGAGAAGCTCGAGGTGAAGCACGAGATCTTCCGGGCCCTCGACAAGGTCGTCCGAGAGGACACCGTGCTCGCCTCGAACACCTCCGCCATCCCGATCACCAAGATCGCGTCGGCCACCGAGCGGCCCGAACGCGTCGTCGGCGTCCACTTCTTCTCACCCGTGCCGATGATGCGGCTGTGCGAACTGGTCCGCGGCTACAAGACGAGCGATCAGACCCTCGCCACCGCGCGGGAGTTCGCCGAGTCGGTCGGCAAGACCTGCATCGTCGTCAACCGCGATGTCGCCGGCTTCGTGACGACCCGTCTCATCTCCGCCCTCGTCGTCGAGGCGGCGAAGCTGTACGAGTCGGGCGTCGCCACCGCCGAGGACATCGACCTCGCCTGCAAGCTGGGCTTCGGCCACGCGATGGGACCGCTGGCCACGGCCGATCTGACGGGCGTCGACATCCTGCTGCACGCCACGAGCAACATCTACACCGAGTCCCAGGACGAGAAGTTCGCCCCTCCGGAGCTGATGCGCCGGATGGTGGACGCCGGTGACATCGGACGCAAGAGCGGGCAGGGCTTCTACACCTACTGA
- a CDS encoding LLM class flavin-dependent oxidoreductase: MHVGTFVLGAQFPGQGQGEALHRAVRTAEVADEAGLDAVWLAEHHFVPYGTCPSAITLAALLLGRTRRIRVGTAVSVLPTVHPVALGEQAALLHVTSGGRFSLGVGRGGPWVDLEVFGAGLDAYEKGFPESLDLLVRWLREPSVSASGERFSFREVPVVPRPAEDLDETPGPEVVVACTSPASVRLAAERGLSMLLGMHVGDEEKAEMVALWRKCARAAGRSPEEISGAAHVSAGVCQIADRRTDAVEALTKAMPGWLKQGLDAHVTVDGRTRAMRDPLAYTELLCGLHPVGTPRLCADRLAATSERTGISRFALLVEGSGDLAATEENVRRLGAEVLPHLG; this comes from the coding sequence ATGCACGTAGGAACATTTGTACTGGGCGCCCAGTTCCCCGGCCAGGGCCAGGGGGAGGCGCTCCACCGGGCGGTACGGACGGCGGAAGTGGCCGACGAGGCCGGTCTGGACGCGGTCTGGCTGGCCGAGCACCATTTCGTGCCGTACGGCACCTGCCCGTCGGCGATCACCCTCGCCGCGTTACTGCTGGGACGCACCCGGCGCATCCGCGTCGGCACGGCGGTCAGCGTGCTGCCGACCGTCCATCCCGTGGCCCTGGGCGAACAGGCCGCCCTGCTGCACGTGACCTCCGGCGGACGCTTCTCGCTGGGCGTCGGGCGCGGTGGCCCCTGGGTCGATCTGGAGGTCTTCGGCGCCGGACTCGACGCGTACGAGAAGGGGTTCCCGGAATCACTCGATCTGCTGGTGCGCTGGCTGCGCGAGCCCTCGGTGTCGGCGTCGGGGGAACGATTCAGCTTCCGTGAGGTCCCCGTCGTCCCCAGGCCCGCCGAGGACCTGGACGAGACGCCCGGACCCGAGGTGGTCGTCGCCTGCACCTCACCGGCGAGCGTACGGCTGGCCGCCGAGCGCGGGCTGTCGATGCTCCTCGGGATGCACGTCGGGGACGAGGAGAAGGCCGAGATGGTGGCGCTGTGGCGCAAGTGCGCCCGCGCGGCGGGCCGTTCGCCGGAGGAGATCTCCGGCGCGGCCCATGTCTCGGCGGGCGTCTGCCAGATCGCGGACCGGCGCACCGACGCCGTGGAGGCGCTCACCAAGGCGATGCCTGGCTGGCTGAAGCAGGGCCTCGACGCCCATGTGACCGTCGACGGCCGCACCCGCGCCATGCGCGACCCGCTGGCGTACACCGAACTGCTCTGCGGTCTGCACCCGGTGGGGACGCCCCGGCTGTGCGCCGACCGGCTCGCGGCCACCAGCGAGCGGACGGGCATCTCCCGCTTCGCCCTGCTCGTCGAGGGCTCCGGCGATCTGGCGGCGACGGAGGAGAACGTACGGCGACTCGGTGCCGAGGTGCTGCCTCACCTCGGCTGA
- a CDS encoding cob(I)yrinic acid a,c-diamide adenosyltransferase, with amino-acid sequence MVNLTRIYTRTGDKGTTNLGDMSRVSKTDPRISAYADANEANAALGTAIALGGLEEEVVKVLVRVQNDLFDVGADLSTPVVEKPEFPPLRVEQFYIDKLEADCDRFNERLEKLRSFILPGGTPGATLLHQACTVVRRAERSTWAALEVHGDTMNPLTATYLNRLSDLLFILARTANKEVGDVLWVPGGER; translated from the coding sequence ATGGTCAATCTGACGCGCATCTACACCAGGACCGGCGACAAGGGCACCACCAACCTCGGGGACATGAGCCGGGTGTCCAAGACCGATCCGCGGATCTCGGCGTACGCGGACGCCAACGAGGCCAACGCGGCGCTCGGGACCGCGATCGCGCTGGGCGGGCTGGAGGAGGAGGTCGTCAAGGTGCTCGTCCGGGTGCAGAACGACCTGTTCGACGTCGGGGCCGATCTGTCCACGCCCGTCGTCGAGAAGCCCGAGTTCCCGCCCCTGCGCGTCGAGCAGTTCTACATCGACAAGCTGGAGGCGGACTGCGACCGCTTCAACGAGCGGCTGGAGAAGCTCCGCTCCTTCATCCTGCCCGGCGGCACCCCCGGCGCGACCCTGCTGCACCAGGCCTGCACGGTCGTACGGCGGGCCGAGCGCTCGACCTGGGCGGCGCTTGAGGTCCACGGCGACACCATGAACCCGCTCACCGCGACCTACCTCAACCGCCTCTCCGACCTCCTGTTCATCCTCGCGAGGACGGCGAACAAGGAGGTCGGGGATGTGTTGTGGGTGCCGGGCGGGGAGCGCTGA
- a CDS encoding STAS domain-containing protein: protein MYIRGDHAELVVGGRLDVRSAADARTVLHSAVDDGAGDLVLDLSELDSWDATGLGVIMGAHRRAGRCGRRLVLREVPPQMQRLLVATRLHRILAIEGGIGLESLPRV, encoded by the coding sequence ATGTACATCAGGGGCGACCACGCCGAGCTGGTCGTCGGGGGCCGCCTCGACGTACGCAGCGCGGCGGACGCCCGTACGGTCCTGCACTCGGCCGTCGACGACGGAGCCGGCGACCTGGTGCTCGACCTGTCAGAGCTGGACTCCTGGGACGCCACCGGACTCGGGGTGATCATGGGAGCCCACCGGCGGGCGGGACGGTGCGGACGGCGGCTGGTGCTGCGCGAGGTGCCACCGCAGATGCAGCGGCTGCTCGTGGCCACCCGGCTGCACCGGATCCTGGCGATCGAGGGCGGAATCGGTCTGGAGTCGTTGCCCAGAGTGTGA
- the nucS gene encoding endonuclease NucS has translation MRLVIARCSVDYAGRLTAHLPSAPRLILVKADGSVSIHADDRAYKPLNWMSPPCTLKEGTGDEKGVWTVINKAGEKLIITMEEVLHDSSHELGVDPGLIKDGVEAHLQELLADRIETLGEGYTLIRREYMTAIGPVDILCRDAEGATVAVEIKRRGEIDGVEQLTRYLELLNRDPHLAPVRGVFAAQEIKPQARVLATDRGIGCTVLDYDAMRGIEDDKLRLF, from the coding sequence ATGCGTCTCGTCATTGCCCGCTGCTCCGTCGACTACGCGGGCCGGCTCACCGCCCATCTGCCCTCGGCACCCCGTCTGATCCTGGTGAAGGCGGACGGCAGCGTCTCGATCCACGCGGACGACCGGGCCTACAAGCCCCTCAACTGGATGTCGCCGCCCTGCACGCTGAAGGAGGGCACCGGTGACGAAAAAGGCGTCTGGACCGTCATCAACAAGGCGGGCGAGAAGCTCATCATCACGATGGAGGAGGTCCTCCACGACTCCTCGCACGAACTCGGCGTCGACCCCGGTCTGATCAAGGACGGTGTGGAGGCGCACCTCCAGGAGCTGCTGGCCGACCGCATCGAGACCCTCGGCGAGGGCTACACGCTCATCCGCCGCGAGTACATGACCGCGATCGGGCCCGTCGACATCCTGTGCCGGGACGCCGAGGGCGCGACCGTCGCGGTCGAGATCAAGCGGCGCGGTGAGATCGACGGCGTCGAGCAACTCACGCGCTATCTGGAGCTGTTGAACCGCGACCCGCATCTCGCGCCGGTCCGCGGCGTCTTCGCGGCCCAGGAGATCAAGCCCCAGGCCCGCGTCCTCGCCACCGACCGCGGCATCGGCTGCACCGTCCTCGACTACGACGCCATGCGCGGCATCGAGGACGACAAGCTGCGGCTGTTCTGA
- a CDS encoding serine/threonine-protein kinase, with translation MDPNTRGPEEYGHDDGQAPSKRASRDALTQDFDRHAPALARTVQLVSGDFLLTVNPVDGSEIENCPPGELPGQPVKHLPSERAAIDRAARPPVPPGPSLPRPPLLRRGDERERLVRLLARGRSVRLGGAAGSGRTSLLDAVAEDCADLAPDGVVRLSGFRRTVDDLLYELFAAVYSTPLFRPGRQQLLDIVRDIGAVVVLDDLEFGGIALDELLDATPECAFLIGATPDVPLPSADAPLEEIVLGGFDRAGSEQLLERAVGRVLTEDESNWAGDLWFESEGLPLRFAQAGALLRQRDRQRAGADAVDEFGVFQEAPPVDAPFDAPVDAVPDENDIPLPSLAEGAAPAALLASRLSSSARETLRFAVALGGEVPHQAHLPALVGDTHADAALGELVGCALVTPVGARYRLAAGVLTQLEAAGYADDARTRAHTAAQHYAWWAGHPSVTAERVSAEADAVLAALTALVPTTAPVGEDEESAAVVLARQAAPAFAAGLRWSAWERALRAGSEAAGLAAETGEQAYFHHELGVLALCSGQLERARAELEASIGLRNVLADKRGTVAGRRALALVADRSGATPPGGRTAAGEEVPDARHEESASPPGGVPSAYTPAGFGAVGFGTTGLGANGSGAGGTGAASGFGAAEAGTPAANGETTLVGHRPGAAPARKAGGLKAVIGSARRNLVAVGAGALLAAVFGTVVTLGATSDGNGDTPSDKVGVNPSASEGVDDGGLVADRPKAGDEDNTPGEVPEPTDPGPDGTYGTSDDPTPTDSADPSDDPSGTEGPTGKPTPSPTKTSPKPTPSESESPTPTPTPTPTPTPTPTPTPTPTPTPSTTDTASVPTTSQPVETSTSVGAPATPADPPGGTPA, from the coding sequence ATGGACCCGAACACCCGGGGACCCGAAGAGTACGGCCATGACGACGGTCAGGCGCCGAGCAAGCGCGCGTCACGCGACGCCCTGACGCAGGACTTCGACCGGCACGCCCCGGCACTCGCCCGCACCGTCCAGCTCGTCTCGGGCGACTTCCTGCTCACGGTCAACCCCGTCGACGGCAGCGAGATCGAGAACTGCCCACCGGGCGAACTGCCTGGTCAGCCCGTGAAGCATCTGCCCTCCGAGCGTGCCGCGATCGACCGCGCCGCCCGGCCGCCGGTGCCCCCGGGCCCCTCGCTGCCCCGACCGCCCCTGCTCCGGCGCGGCGACGAGAGAGAGCGGCTCGTACGCCTCCTCGCGCGCGGCCGGTCCGTCCGCCTCGGCGGAGCCGCCGGTTCCGGTCGTACCAGCCTCCTCGACGCGGTCGCCGAGGACTGCGCGGACCTCGCGCCCGACGGTGTCGTCCGGCTGAGCGGTTTCCGGCGCACGGTCGACGACCTGCTGTACGAACTGTTCGCAGCCGTGTACAGCACACCCCTGTTCCGGCCCGGCCGGCAGCAGCTGCTCGACATCGTGCGGGACATCGGCGCCGTCGTCGTCCTGGACGACCTGGAGTTCGGCGGCATCGCGCTCGACGAGCTGCTGGACGCCACCCCCGAGTGCGCCTTCCTCATCGGCGCCACCCCCGACGTCCCGCTGCCGTCCGCCGACGCGCCCCTCGAAGAGATAGTGCTCGGCGGTTTCGACCGGGCCGGCAGCGAACAGCTCCTGGAGCGCGCCGTCGGCCGGGTGCTCACCGAGGACGAGTCGAACTGGGCCGGTGACCTCTGGTTCGAGTCCGAGGGCCTGCCGCTGCGCTTCGCCCAGGCCGGGGCCCTGCTCAGGCAGCGCGACCGGCAGCGGGCCGGCGCGGACGCCGTGGACGAGTTCGGTGTCTTCCAGGAGGCGCCGCCCGTCGACGCGCCGTTCGACGCGCCCGTCGACGCCGTCCCGGACGAGAACGACATACCCCTGCCCTCGCTCGCCGAGGGGGCCGCGCCCGCCGCCCTGCTCGCCTCCCGGCTGAGCTCCTCGGCCCGCGAGACCCTCAGGTTCGCCGTCGCGCTCGGCGGGGAGGTCCCGCACCAGGCGCATCTGCCCGCGCTCGTCGGCGACACCCACGCCGACGCGGCCCTCGGTGAACTGGTCGGCTGCGCCCTGGTGACACCCGTCGGCGCCCGCTACCGGCTCGCCGCCGGGGTGCTGACCCAGCTGGAGGCCGCCGGGTACGCCGACGACGCCCGGACACGCGCCCACACGGCCGCCCAGCACTACGCCTGGTGGGCCGGGCACCCCTCGGTCACCGCCGAGCGGGTCTCGGCCGAGGCGGACGCCGTCCTGGCCGCCCTGACCGCGCTGGTGCCCACGACGGCACCGGTCGGCGAGGACGAGGAGAGCGCCGCCGTGGTGCTGGCCCGGCAGGCGGCGCCCGCGTTCGCGGCGGGGCTGCGCTGGAGCGCCTGGGAGCGGGCGTTGCGGGCCGGCTCGGAGGCGGCCGGTCTCGCCGCCGAGACCGGTGAACAGGCCTACTTCCACCATGAGCTGGGCGTCCTCGCGCTCTGCTCCGGGCAGCTGGAGCGGGCGCGGGCCGAGCTGGAGGCCTCCATCGGGCTGCGCAACGTCCTCGCCGACAAGCGCGGCACCGTCGCCGGCCGCCGGGCCCTCGCCCTGGTCGCCGACCGCTCCGGGGCGACACCGCCCGGCGGGCGTACGGCGGCGGGGGAGGAGGTCCCGGACGCCCGGCACGAGGAGTCGGCCTCCCCGCCCGGTGGTGTGCCGTCCGCGTACACACCGGCGGGCTTCGGCGCGGTCGGGTTCGGTACGACGGGCCTGGGCGCGAACGGCTCCGGGGCCGGGGGAACGGGGGCGGCCTCAGGCTTCGGCGCCGCCGAGGCGGGCACGCCCGCGGCGAACGGTGAGACGACACTGGTCGGCCATCGGCCCGGGGCCGCGCCCGCGCGAAAGGCCGGCGGTCTCAAGGCCGTCATCGGCAGCGCCCGGCGCAATCTGGTGGCCGTGGGGGCGGGCGCGCTGCTCGCCGCCGTCTTCGGCACGGTGGTGACGCTCGGCGCGACCTCCGACGGCAACGGCGACACCCCGTCGGACAAGGTCGGCGTCAACCCGTCCGCGAGCGAGGGCGTGGACGACGGCGGCCTCGTCGCGGACCGCCCCAAGGCCGGCGACGAGGACAACACCCCGGGCGAGGTCCCCGAACCCACCGATCCGGGCCCCGACGGCACGTACGGCACGTCGGACGATCCGACACCGACGGATTCGGCGGATCCCTCGGACGATCCGAGCGGGACGGAGGGACCGACGGGCAAGCCGACACCGTCCCCGACGAAGACCTCCCCCAAGCCGACACCTTCGGAGTCCGAGTCGCCCACGCCGACTCCGACGCCCACACCCACGCCCACTCCGACGCCGACCCCCACGCCGACTCCGACTCCGACGCCCTCGACCACCGACACCGCGAGCGTCCCCACCACCAGTCAGCCCGTCGAGACCAGCACTTCCGTGGGTGCCCCGGCGACCCCCGCCGACCCACCCGGCGGGACACCGGCCTGA